GGTCTAGTGCCACattcctcagcatgcagacagccaaactgataTATGGAGGAGCTTGCACAGATGCAGTATGATGAGCAACCACTCACATACGGAAGGGAGTGGCTGtttaagtccccccccccccccctttttttatttttatataaattctttatttccaAATTTTGGGGtgggtacagaaaaaaaaaggaaatccgcCTATCCGGATTGAAACCTgggaagcatgtgggaaagaaagAAATTTACATGGCACAATTATCACGCAAATTGCTTGATCGAATTAgcggtttgcatgataattgtgccgTGTACACATTCAGACCATGAAATCATCACTGGTCTGCCACTacatcgttcatctatgaacgactgtctgcttactaaaATGAAGGCAGGTGGCCGGAACGATCCCAAACctgctttgcctccattcactgagcgatgatccttctgtatgaaagcacagcaacgatcatcgctgggacggctgGCGTGCATTTCAGCGCCCACCAATCGTCACATGTAAAAggggccttaaggcccatttagaccagacgattcttgctcaaaaattgctcaaagctcttttgagcgataatcgttgggtctaactgcatggacatcgtgcagttttcattaatgaaTCGcagatcgttctctttcagcatgctgaaagagaacgatcagccttatcaggagttcacagcgagatgcagctgatactattgtttcagctgtatcccgctccgtgaacacagcgcggggtatgaagaacacagtagtccagctgtgttctccacactCCGCACAGCTGCATAACAGTTGAGCGTTccatgaacagccggggtataaagaacacagcggtccagctgtgttctgcatacctcaCTCGGAGCTCTGAGCTGTgtaacagctgagcactccgagaagagaacagctgggtgcagaacacaagcggccccgcttgtcttctgcataccccgctcagagcgcaaagtgatcgctcaaaccgCCGTTTAAgagatcaccttgccctgtaaatgcacagaaGGATTatcgataatcgttgtctctaaACCAGGCATTAGTATTATGCTTGcgcatagataaggcatacaaaaggGTGTCAGACCAACTGATACTggtctgtctgcatgctgagggatgtagtTCTATACCTgtccttgtattttgtatcagtatattagCCAATAGCAGTGATTTCTGTATTTATCCAGTATAAAATAAAAGCAATGACAACGAACACCAGTTAAacaatgatgaaatactgatgacataccgCTGCAATGTAATCCGCAACACGTCCATATTACGAATCTGTATTACGGACGTGTTAAAATACTGGCCTAAGACAGTAACTCAGAGCAAATTAAGTAATGCAAATTAAGTaatgcaaaaaaagtacagttacTTTTCATATAGCTTATATCCATATATCATAGGGATGGTTGGTAAAATGGTGTTTGGGTTCTGTAACAGCTAGCCGACGTTCTGAATTCTCGGTCACGGAAGCACAGAAACAAAAATGCACACAGGCAATGATAAGGTTTCATGTACACAAGGCCAACATTCAAAGGGTAAATTATATGGGTTTGCGCAGTGGTGTAGTTATAGGGGTTGCAGCTGTGCCCAGGCCCCTAAGCCAAGGGAGCCCCCTATGCAACTGTGGCAGACAAGGTGCCACCTGACTCCGCACCCCACTTCGGCAGCTCAAGGAGCAgcagtagcatgtgagaagatATGAGTGACTCAGAGAAGTAAAAGTTCTGCCAAACATGCTCCCCTGGGGCTGGGGTGGGTAAGTTGCCTGAAAAAAATGTGAAGAGCACAGTGACAAAGGGGTCCGCTTATGCATTTGTGGGATGCAGAAGGAGCTACTATTGAGTGTGTGGCATTTGCAGGGGGGTCACTAATCAATGTGATTGGGGCACAGAGAGGGCCACTATTGCCTTATGGGGGTTGGGTCCAAAATTGCAGTTATTTTTCTGTGTATGGCGCACTTAGAGGAGGGGGTAGTGGCAAGACAGGGAGAATGTGAAGAGACAAGTAATGGCTGGAAGAATTCTCCATGGTTGTGTGGGacaggatagagaagaaaagggaaaacgaacgttacaatcacagaagAGGCCACCAGTGGTCAGTGGAGGTAACTGCAATGTAATTGCAGTGCTCTTGTTTtctagtattttgtgccggatctgtgctggagatgtgaaggcagcccaaCACTGCCAGAACCTTCAGTCTACTTATGAAAAGGAAGCAAATGGGAGCAGAAATAATGTGATTCCctggagggggtgagggggcagCATTTTCTTTTATAGCAAGAATGAACAACTTTTCACAATTCATGTCTTTAATAGTTGTCAAAATAATTCAACAAAATGTACATTACTGCACAAAATATGTATTGCCTTTCTGGAGGACAGTGCTTACAAAGACATACACTATGTAATAATTTTAGTGCTTTATGTTACATATGAAGATTCTACTTTCATCATTCTGTGCATAGACTTAAATACACTTGCATACGTATTAAAAATTAATCAATTTTCATCTAAATTATATTGATGGGTATTCGGAACAGTAGTTCAGGCTTCTTAAATAcgtccttaggctgcattcagacgaccgtatatcggcttgattttcacgccgagccgatatacgttgtccttgtgtgcagggggggggggggggggggaggatggaagagccaggagcaggaactgagctcccgccccctctctgcctcctctccgcccctctgcactatttgcaatggggagaggtggggcgggagctcagttcctgctcctggctcttcaatccccccccccgcacacgaggacaacgtatatcggctcggcgtgaaaaccgagccgatatacgttcgtgggaatgcacccttaggagaAGATTATGAATTTGTAGGCCATAGCACATCTATAAAACACAAGGTACATTGTCGTTTGATGTAACAAGGACTCTATACGTCACAAAAAAGGCTGCCGTTACTACTAATGACCCAATTTGTCTTTATTGATaacagtattttacattatgGTACTGGACTGCTTCTTAGATGAAGTTTTGGGATATCACATAAGAAAaataagtgtgaacagatccccGAAATTTATTGGGATTACCTTTCTATGCAGATCCCCAACATTTCAGACTTCATGATGATAGTTTGGGTCAGAATACCTGCGGTCAGGCCAGGATGCTTCACCTTATTACAGACGCATAAATGTGGCCAGAATAATGTGCTCATCTATCATTAGCTTAAGAGAGTGCACTACCAAGATGGAGCTAGTCattaaaaaccccccaaaaacacaCCAATTAATAGCACATGCTGCGCTACTTTGTCTAGTGAAAAACTGGGAGGCATGACAGAAgcccaatggaccccattatagtcaatgaagtCAGTTGGGCACCGTTACTGACAGTTGAATGTTGGGTCAATCACTTCCATCATTTTCATTGCTCGGCTCCTAGGACTGAGGTGAACAACAGAAATAAAGGGTGCAAATGTGAACTTCTTTAGTCAAGATCCTGCCCATAATAGTTAATGGTCATTATCAGATGGCCACATCAGCTACAAGTATAAAGTCACAGTGGGCAAGCCTGCTTGATCCAACTAGTCTACTGCCACAGTAAACAGATCAGCGCTATGGACACTGCATGAAGTAGTAACTGCAGCATATAGTTTAAATAAGTTGCAATACAAAATTAGGGTTTTCAATGGTTGGAATGCAGTTGGCAATGTGCTTTTCTACTTTGAATATATAGTTGTGAATGGAACTCGTAGCACTTGTCTTCAATCCTTGAAATGTAAAAAGCTGGTCTTTGGGACAAAGTTTGTTCAGACTGATGTCTCGAAGACTGTTATATGGACATGCTATACATAGTCTATGTAAATGTGGCTTGTAAAATAATTTTGTCCATTTCAAAACAACTGCAATCAACTTGGGTAAGTACTGCTGTACAAAGTTTACATGGAAAAGGCTATATATGCTACATGCTTGATCAATTTACCCCTGAAAAAGAACTGGCACTTTAAGCAACAGTGAGTCAAAATTAGTAGAGACCTTGGGGCAAAAGAAAAAGTGCATGAGTGTCCCATTTCCATTTTGGGCAAAATGGAAGATTCAGTGGCAAACCAAAGGGAACCAGTCTTGTCCCCATTGCACCAAAAACTATCTTATGGTGCTGGTAGGAAAAACACAGGGTCCTGAGGGACAtactttttttatactcacctgctcccacgatTCTGaggtgtccccctctgaagttgGTGCATggcctgaaaatctgactcttttcagagtcctgtgcttttagtcttccatagacttgtataggagagtgcaCTCACGGGACTCTGAAAATAAATGTTCATGCCGTGCACAGTCTTCAAAGGGGAACACCACTGGATCgtggaagcaggtgagtattaaGAAGTATGTCCCCAGGACCCTGTCTCTTACCCTACCAGCACCACAAGATATTTTTTGTTGCTGTGGGTACaagaaaggttccctttaatttgcCACTGAATGTTGGTACAATTTGGGAAGAATTGTGGCAGTTCTAAACATTATTTCCATCTTGCCCAAATGGAAACGAGACACTCACCCGCTCCCGTGATCCATGCACACCGCTGGATCACGGCAGTGGGCGagtttaaaaaatacatcacccggcgtcctgtcatgtcccctaagagcaccataacttagtttttggtgctgtggggacaagacaggttccctttaaagtataGCAAAACACAGAACCCACATAATATGAACAAATTAGTGGGTGGATTTATCACACCAAAATTGGCTtaaaagaaattggtgcaagccttgCTTCTACCAAAAGAATTGTGACtttagaaaaattttaaaaaatggatgtGGCTCGTTAGAAGGGGCCATGGTTGCTCGACCTGAAAGGTTTGCTCCTCAAGTGACAAAGATGGCACTTTTCTATCCAGTTAAAAAGACTGACAGGGACAGAAACCATGCAAAGAGGTCTCCATCCTAAACACTATGGTTCTGTCTTAATTCTGTCTCTATGCAGTTATCTGGATGGAAACCCTAGACACAACTGAAGCTTAAAAAATCgtgatgtgaaaacagccttacatGGATTATTCTAAAGCCTGAAATCTCGCTGAAAGCCACTTTGGCAGCAATTCTAGGCTACGCAGGGAGATTTAACATGCAAGAATTGACGTTGAAAAGTTGCAAGAATTGGCATAAGAATCACTAGTGCAAAAAATGTGAGACTTTTTAAATTTATGCCAGCTGAAGtcacgattaaaaaaaaaaaaaaaagtgggtgtgACTTGTCAGGAGGGGTGTGGTCACCCCAGGCCAACAAGTATAAAACTTAACACTAATTACgggtataaattataccagaaatctacttATGGCTAGCATAGATTTCTGTTTAGGCACACAGATAGTCCAAAATGTGTCTAATGGGTGAAGAGACATGTGTCACCTTGTACATTAGGTACATTTTACTCGGGAATTGTATGAAGTGCCtcccttaataaatttccccctatATTTCTCTGGGTAAAACAAGTCTCTAGGTTCCCTAGGAAGGTGAtcttgtatttaaaggggttgttcagaacCCCtaacctgaggacaggtcatcattagtatgTCACCAATACCTGATCAGTGGGTGGGAGCCGCTTGGGATCCCCGACGATCAGTTGTTCACTGGGCCATTATCAGTGCACATAGCTATGGAAGCCGATAGCAATGTCTGTATTGGAGCAGCCCGGATTGGTACGGTGGGCACCGTTCCCACTGAATTCATTGTGAGctatgcctgtagtaccaacccaggTTGCTGTAAATGCTGACGGTGTAATCTGCTTCCCtgcactgtccacactgacagcaggcccagTGAATAGCTAATCAATGGGGATCCCACGCAGTAGATCCCCGCAGAACAATTATTGCGGTCTTATAATAATAAAAAGTCCAGGACAAACTTTTTAACCCTCTCCAGATGAAACATGGTTAGGATGATCCACTATTTTCTCAGTATTGCTGATTACATGTTTGCACGAGCAAACGATGACAGAGTTCGCTCGTTCAGAAAATTTAGACATGCAGATAAATCTTTTACATTTTCGATCGCTCGATCATTCGAATTTACTGTACCAGTGATTAGGAATGACTGAACAATCGCTGTTCACACGCAACAAGTGATCAGTGagttttatgcaagcataaaacgAATGGTAAGTGAACGAATCATCgttaagacacattactcgatcAAGTAGTGCCTCagttgagtatctccccgcttgtctctaaagagtcgggggtcggggaagagcggggaggaagggaggggagatctctctccctctttcccccccgcaactcacctgtcacccgcgccggcccccgaatctttagagacgagcagggagatactcaactgaggcactactcgctcgagtaatgtgccttagcgagtatactcactcatctctattggccacgtttacactaaacaattatcgttcaaattaaCCCGATCTAACAATTTTTGTGAACGCAATTGttccttgtaaaagggccctaagatgcAATGTATTACACAAATAAAAACTAGGCTGTAATCTAGAAGCAGATTCTCTTTACTGTTGTCTTTATAAAGCCGATGTTAAAGTAAATGGAGGTAGCATTCAGTAAATGTGAAGTGCAGTACATCTTTATACATATATTAGTCATTCTCTGTCTACAAATGGTAACAATGTTGCGGTACGCAGTCCAAAAGTaacttaaatacaaaaaaaagtaccGTCATGGGTAGtaataaaatagaaataaatcCACAATacaaaaatttaagaaaaaaaattagtaaaGAATGCAATAATATATTGTACACAAAGTAAATTTGCAATGGGTATAAAAGCAACATGATATTGGTCTCAAAACAAATCTGCCCATTACATTTACATCAGacatacaataaaaataacatttgattaaaaaaaaaaatcatccggTATCTGTCTCAGTCATTGAGGAATTATTAGACTCCATGGGACCTGATGACGTTTCAATGGTTGTTGATGATGATGGAGTGTCGGCGGAGACAAGATTGTCTTTTATCCTTGGGCTCTTGCACTCAAAGCTTGGGAAGGTGTCAGGGTCACATGATAAGTCATCCGTGGAAAAATTGAGACTCCCAAGTTTGGCTAGTGAGTGGGATCTCTTAAGAGGTGAAGAAAGCGTAAGACCAGCTAGACGCATGCGAGTTTCAATTTCTTGAGTCCTCTGTTTGACGAGGCCAGGCTTGCCGCGAACACTGTGGATGCTGTCACTACTTGAACTACGTGTGAGATTAGAACTCATTGAAGAGGATGTTGGAGTATAGCAGATAGTCTTCAGGAAGTCTTTTGTATAACTACTTATCAAATCTGTTTTGAGGTAGGTTGGAGTAGATGTCTTCTGAATCCCACCGACGGATATGTTGGCCAATTCTACTTTTTCTGTGCTATCAGTTTGGTCTTCAATAGACTCCTCCGGGAGTTGTTGTGCATCTTCAGGTTCGGAGCTTTCCGCCTTTTCTAAAGGACTCTCTTTAAGTACAGAAGAGCTTTCACTCTTGAGGCGTTCCAATTCTTTGGTATGTTTTCTAACCAACCCGGCTTTCTGAAGTTGAATAATAGATTCTTGGTGTTGCATCAAGTAGCTATGCGTGATAGGTTTTTCTAAGTCCCTGCTGAAAAAGGAGTATTTTAGATCTTTAGCTTGTTTGAAATCTCTTCTTGAGACAGAGCCTTCACAGAATTCTTGACTACTTGTTTCCTGCAGCTTAACTGAATCTCTGTAATTCTCATCAATTGCTTTAGGAGTGGTCGTAGCAAAAGTGCGCAAATCTGTTTGCAATGCATTTGATTTAACCAGTTTGTGTTCGTGCATCCTGTCCAAAACGGCTGAAGTCATGTGTTGTAATAGTGCTGGTTGAGTGCATATAGTGGGGGCTTCAGGCATGCCAGTTGTATCCAGATCCTGGCATTCTTCCTGTCTGTCAGAATACATACAATCCGTACAAGATGGATAAGGTGGTTTGACCTTGCTAAGAATTCCAAATATGGCATCTTCCTGCAAAACAAAGAAAACTTAAAGAGTACATAACTTTTCAGCGTAAGCTGCCATATGTATACATTAGGAATAACACTATTGCTGGCCATTatgtgacttgtatcctgcattttccctTCTGCAGACTGTATCTGGGATTCTCTGTTCTCCCCAAACTGGTAGGAGTATCCTGTTATACTGTCGTCTATACACTGTGCACAATGTATTGCAGATTCTGCCctctgtctgtaacacacacaaaCAAATCATCATATAGGACAGTGTACATCAGGACTGTGCAGTGTAAATGTGAATAGAAGTAAATCACTCACTAtttggccactctcacacaggctgttttttacagcatttagcacgGCATTTCAAACGCCATACTAAACTCTGTAAAACGCCTTTATTGATTTCAACTTGGCTTCTCAGACTAGTGTtcgaacgctgtctgctctattttagtgcatctcagtgctttttaacacacctcatcacccattgcaatgatggggtatgTTAAACACTGGCAAACGCGTttgaaaatgctgtaaaacgctgcattttacgGATGCCAGTGTGAGAGTGACCTTGGCTTTAGGAACATTTGATTGAGTCTCTGCTTCTATCCTCCCCCTCCCatctgctctcatagactttaaTGAGCAAAATGTCTCTGCCAGCTAGGTGTACACCTCACAGGTAGTGGGTGTGGGATGATGTgcatatgaaagaaaaaaaaaagaagtctggCATACTGCACAACTTTAGGCAGCtctcaatcagtggctggaggacgAGGCAAGACTGTATAATTCTACTTCTCCTTTGGCAGCTGATAATATAGTGCTTTCTTCTTTTCCCTGCAGGAGTCATCTTTTCAACTATAGCAAGGCTGAATGTCAACAGATGGGCAATGAACAGAGGATCTCTATGTGGAGAACTGGCTGTGGGGAGAGTCTGAGCGTATGTGTCCTCCAATATTCAGAACATTAGGCACACATGCTCATTGTTATACAGTTCTTACACCAAGCCATGTCATACTATATAAGTAAATGCCATAACTCTTCGCCGGATCTTTTCTCTAGCAGCATGTAAATGGCTAACATTGTTTATTTGTTAGTCTTTGCACAACAAATATGATAATTAATGGTGGAACAAGACCTTGAtcaacatggaaactacatgatGTGAATAATAAAAAATGGAAAGGTGCTTCTGTAGCTGGAGTCTCCATGTTTTAAGCCTTATCATCATTTTAATTCTATCACAAATTTGGTCCACTGCAGTAGAACTTAGGGACCAAAGTTAAGGCTGTCAATTTATGCATAATTAAATAGCCAAATTTACATGGGAACTTTACAGATTTCCCCCTTAAAAGTATATTTCACTTTaaagttatgtcataaatattataAAGGAAAAACTCTTCTCAGCAATTTGGCCAATGTCGTAATAGAGGAGGGCCTCCTACCTCACTGTCTTTTGGGCAGCTtctcttgctgctattgtttgAGAACTCCTTATCAGCACGTGGGTCTTCTCCGTAATACCTCATGTGTGCAGATAGTTTCTTCCTCTCTGTTTCTGTAGAGCCCAGGTCATCATCGGGGTACTTTGGACTTAAACTGTTTTCAAATGCTAACTTTTTTCTAACTTCCTGAATTTGGAGATCTAAGTCTCCTCCTGGCTTGTTGCACGTTTCCTCTTTGGTTTTCATTGTGCAATATGGTTCTGAAAAAGAAGGGTCTACTAATAAGGCATCTCTCTCCAGGTCATGTACTTCCAGTAGCACATTGGACTCCGTGAAGCCATGAGGCTCTGGAGGATTCTCAAAACATCTACTTTCAGGCAAAACTTGATCATCTACATCTTCCTCATTTATTCTGTATTGCAGGTCAGATTCCAGGTTGGCAGATGGAAACATGGACTCAAATTCAGCTTGTTCTACGTGTTGTTTCCATAATTTATTGTGTCGTTGTTTACtaaaataaacaaaagaaaaagagaCAAAAATGATAGCCATTTATGAAAAGGTATGACTTTAGCCTTAAATTAAAGGAACTCTCCAGTCAACAGCTCAAAATTGCTATGCAAGTTAGTACCTACAGATAATGGCTACATGGTATTTATTTTTCCTCAGATCTTACTCCTTGGCTGCCTTTTAGCTCAGAGCTGTGAACGGTCACTATACTTTACCCATAGTACCTAATTCCAAGTAGTCTGGGACCTCCCCCCATCTAATCATTGGATCAGTCTGCCTCCTCTGCATTCTAAGCCAATGacgaggcagggggggggggggggggaagtgtccCAGATCACCTCAGCATGTGAATGAATATAGTgacagatcacagctctgtcctaataGAGCTGAGAGTAGAAAGCCAAGAAACAAGATTTGACGGAAAGGATTTAGAAGACAATCATCTTCTGCATGCACTGACTTACATATCAATTTTGAGTTCCTGACCAAAGGGTCAATTTAAATAAGAAGCTCAAACAAATGTGACAGCAGAGATACCTTACTCTTTGGCCACAACCTACATAACGAAAATAATACACTATGTCTTCCTaaaactgaaaaaacaaaaaaaaaaccagatggACACTATGTTGGCCAAGATCAATGCAAAACCTCAACTGAAAATATGAGGCTTCTGTATACGCACATAAGGAAACTCTTTCTTATATCATGCCTGATGTGTgacaaatatgtattttatatgaGATGTTGATCTGATAGGACCTTTGGTCAACATTAGAATGGGAGGTTGTGTATCCAA
This region of Eleutherodactylus coqui strain aEleCoq1 chromosome 5, aEleCoq1.hap1, whole genome shotgun sequence genomic DNA includes:
- the SSH1 gene encoding protein phosphatase Slingshot homolog 1 isoform X1 — its product is MALVTFQRSPTPSAASSSASTSEEFGNDEERKSNLSLSDSFFMVKGAALFLQQGNSFQGQRSLLHLHKNAGDLPQHLQVMINLLRTEDRIKLAVRLESSWSDRVRYMVVVYSNGRQDTEENILIGVDFTSKESKSCTIGMVLHLWSDTTIRLDGDGGFSVNTAGRTHVFKPVSVQAMWSALQILHKACEVARRHNYFPGGLALVWASFYESCISSEQSCINEWNTMQDLESTRPDSPTLFMDKPTEGEKTEWVIKATLRSIMMSKDLENVTCKEIRNELEKKLSCNLKEYKEYIDNEMLLILGQMDKASLVFDYLYLGSEWNASNLEELNQVGVGYILNVTREIDNFFPGLFAYHNIRVYDEESTDLLSHWNDAYNFINKAKKNHSKCLVHCKMGVSRSASTVIAYAMKEYGWSMEKAYNYVKQKRSVARPNAGFMRQLSEYEGILDASKQRHNKLWKQHVEQAEFESMFPSANLESDLQYRINEEDVDDQVLPESRCFENPPEPHGFTESNVLLEVHDLERDALLVDPSFSEPYCTMKTKEETCNKPGGDLDLQIQEVRKKLAFENSLSPKYPDDDLGSTETERKKLSAHMRYYGEDPRADKEFSNNSSKRSCPKDSEEDAIFGILSKVKPPYPSCTDCMYSDRQEECQDLDTTGMPEAPTICTQPALLQHMTSAVLDRMHEHKLVKSNALQTDLRTFATTTPKAIDENYRDSVKLQETSSQEFCEGSVSRRDFKQAKDLKYSFFSRDLEKPITHSYLMQHQESIIQLQKAGLVRKHTKELERLKSESSSVLKESPLEKAESSEPEDAQQLPEESIEDQTDSTEKVELANISVGGIQKTSTPTYLKTDLISSYTKDFLKTICYTPTSSSMSSNLTRSSSSDSIHSVRGKPGLVKQRTQEIETRMRLAGLTLSSPLKRSHSLAKLGSLNFSTDDLSCDPDTFPSFECKSPRIKDNLVSADTPSSSTTIETSSGPMESNNSSMTETDTG
- the SSH1 gene encoding protein phosphatase Slingshot homolog 1 isoform X2; the protein is MINLLRTEDRIKLAVRLESSWSDRVRYMVVVYSNGRQDTEENILIGVDFTSKESKSCTIGMVLHLWSDTTIRLDGDGGFSVNTAGRTHVFKPVSVQAMWSALQILHKACEVARRHNYFPGGLALVWASFYESCISSEQSCINEWNTMQDLESTRPDSPTLFMDKPTEGEKTEWVIKATLRSIMMSKDLENVTCKEIRNELEKKLSCNLKEYKEYIDNEMLLILGQMDKASLVFDYLYLGSEWNASNLEELNQVGVGYILNVTREIDNFFPGLFAYHNIRVYDEESTDLLSHWNDAYNFINKAKKNHSKCLVHCKMGVSRSASTVIAYAMKEYGWSMEKAYNYVKQKRSVARPNAGFMRQLSEYEGILDASKQRHNKLWKQHVEQAEFESMFPSANLESDLQYRINEEDVDDQVLPESRCFENPPEPHGFTESNVLLEVHDLERDALLVDPSFSEPYCTMKTKEETCNKPGGDLDLQIQEVRKKLAFENSLSPKYPDDDLGSTETERKKLSAHMRYYGEDPRADKEFSNNSSKRSCPKDSEEDAIFGILSKVKPPYPSCTDCMYSDRQEECQDLDTTGMPEAPTICTQPALLQHMTSAVLDRMHEHKLVKSNALQTDLRTFATTTPKAIDENYRDSVKLQETSSQEFCEGSVSRRDFKQAKDLKYSFFSRDLEKPITHSYLMQHQESIIQLQKAGLVRKHTKELERLKSESSSVLKESPLEKAESSEPEDAQQLPEESIEDQTDSTEKVELANISVGGIQKTSTPTYLKTDLISSYTKDFLKTICYTPTSSSMSSNLTRSSSSDSIHSVRGKPGLVKQRTQEIETRMRLAGLTLSSPLKRSHSLAKLGSLNFSTDDLSCDPDTFPSFECKSPRIKDNLVSADTPSSSTTIETSSGPMESNNSSMTETDTG